Proteins encoded in a region of the uncultured Erythrobacter sp. genome:
- a CDS encoding flavin reductase family protein: protein MRDTVAPAPVDPAAFRRVMGLFSTGVCIVSRKQQDGSPSGITANSFVSVSLDPMLVCWSIQNGSSQFDAFASAPEFAISILAADQQELAQRYASRGDTLMQPDDFAWSDAGLPIIAGAIGHIECRHWSSYPAGDHTMIFGEVSSLQSRGDIRPLGFYAGRFCRIED from the coding sequence TTGCGAGACACAGTTGCGCCAGCACCGGTTGATCCAGCTGCGTTCCGCCGGGTGATGGGACTTTTCTCGACCGGGGTGTGTATCGTTTCGCGTAAGCAGCAGGATGGCTCGCCTAGCGGAATCACGGCCAATTCATTTGTGTCCGTGTCACTCGATCCAATGCTGGTGTGCTGGAGCATCCAGAACGGTTCGAGCCAGTTCGACGCCTTTGCGAGCGCTCCGGAGTTCGCGATCAGCATCTTAGCTGCGGATCAGCAGGAACTTGCTCAGCGATACGCGTCGCGCGGGGATACCTTGATGCAGCCAGACGATTTCGCCTGGAGCGATGCGGGTTTACCGATCATTGCAGGCGCAATCGGGCATATCGAATGCCGTCACTGGTCGAGCTACCCTGCGGGCGACCATACGATGATCTTCGGCGAGGTCAGCTCGCTTCAATCGCGCGGTGATATTCGCCCGCTTGGCTTTTACGCCGGGCGTTTCTGCCGAATCGAAGACTAG
- the nhaA gene encoding Na+/H+ antiporter NhaA: protein MIDRVSEALKDFLKQESAGGIVLIASALLALIIANSPLADAYFGTLGTKLNVSFGAFEINKALLLWINDGLMAIFFFLIGLEVKREIIDGQLSSWDKASLPLAAAIGGMAIPAAIFVAFNWNSPETISGWAIPAATDIAFALGILSLLGPRVPVALKALLLAVAVIDDIGAITVIALFYSGEIKTDMLLGGAVMLGLLFALGRLRIGSAIPYVLLTLVMWVFVLKSGVHATLAGVTAAMMVPMVSRGGTHLLEHMEHALHKWVAFVIIPIFGFANAGVTLIGLSPADLLQPLPLGIALGLLIGKQVGIVGFAFLAVKAGVAKLPDGVGWRKIHALSLLAAIGFTMSLFIGNLAFTDQAQVDAVKLGVLSGSLIAAFAGFFMLKAALPDVPADQGANNGKDKDAAPAYAE from the coding sequence ATGATTGATCGCGTTAGCGAAGCTCTGAAAGACTTCCTGAAACAGGAAAGCGCAGGCGGCATCGTTCTGATCGCCTCCGCGCTGCTGGCTCTAATCATCGCCAACAGCCCGCTGGCCGATGCATATTTCGGGACTTTGGGCACCAAGCTCAACGTTTCCTTTGGCGCGTTCGAGATCAATAAAGCGCTGTTGCTGTGGATCAATGACGGGTTGATGGCGATCTTCTTCTTCCTGATCGGCTTGGAGGTGAAGCGCGAGATTATCGACGGGCAATTATCGAGCTGGGACAAAGCCTCCCTGCCGCTCGCCGCCGCCATCGGCGGCATGGCGATCCCTGCCGCCATCTTCGTCGCCTTCAACTGGAACTCCCCCGAAACCATTAGCGGTTGGGCAATCCCGGCCGCGACCGACATTGCCTTTGCACTGGGTATCCTGTCGCTGCTCGGGCCGCGTGTTCCAGTGGCGCTCAAGGCGCTGCTGCTCGCGGTGGCGGTGATCGACGACATTGGCGCGATTACCGTGATTGCACTGTTCTACTCAGGCGAGATCAAGACCGACATGCTGCTCGGCGGCGCAGTGATGCTGGGCCTGCTGTTCGCACTCGGACGCCTGCGGATCGGGTCGGCCATCCCCTATGTGCTGCTTACCCTGGTGATGTGGGTGTTCGTGCTCAAATCAGGTGTCCACGCGACGCTGGCTGGCGTCACCGCAGCTATGATGGTGCCGATGGTATCACGAGGCGGGACGCACCTGCTCGAGCATATGGAGCATGCGCTGCACAAATGGGTGGCGTTCGTGATCATTCCGATCTTCGGCTTTGCCAATGCCGGGGTGACTTTGATCGGTCTGTCGCCTGCGGATCTGCTGCAACCGCTGCCGCTTGGCATTGCACTGGGACTGTTGATCGGCAAGCAGGTTGGCATCGTTGGCTTCGCATTCCTCGCGGTGAAGGCGGGCGTGGCCAAGCTGCCCGATGGCGTGGGCTGGCGCAAGATTCACGCGCTTTCACTGCTTGCAGCCATTGGCTTCACGATGAGCCTGTTCATCGGCAACCTTGCCTTCACCGATCAGGCGCAGGTCGATGCGGTGAAGCTGGGAGTGCTGTCCGGATCGCTGATCGCAGCATTCGCTGGCTTCTTCATGCTGAAAGCGGCATTGCCTGACGTGCCCGCCGACCAAGGCGCAAACAATGGCAAGGATAAGGACGCTGCCCCTGCTTACGCTGAGTGA
- a CDS encoding alpha/beta hydrolase encodes MARIRTLPLLTLSEPAARALRTNGIELSYFEWSGPADGDEPPLVFAHATGFHARVFDAIIAHFPHRRILSLDMRGHGRSTGGLVEHWGEMARDICGFAEQLGIENAVGIGHSMGAHTLLQAAHDRPGAFGQLVLFDPVILAPEFYAPSEPLFTAGNPHPASRRKRDFASPEAMIERFQDRDPYDLFNARVFEDYCRYGLLPCSDGEGFELACPPEVEGSVYASSRSNAGILETAKQVDIPVLVVRAKQLDLMDFKSSPTWPQLASILPQGTDMHRPDRTHFHPFEDPADAARIISEAMAG; translated from the coding sequence ATGGCAAGGATAAGGACGCTGCCCCTGCTTACGCTGAGTGAACCCGCCGCGCGCGCGCTGCGCACGAACGGAATTGAGCTATCCTATTTCGAGTGGAGCGGGCCGGCGGATGGCGATGAGCCGCCGCTGGTCTTCGCCCACGCGACAGGATTCCATGCGCGGGTTTTCGACGCGATCATCGCGCACTTCCCGCACCGCCGAATCCTGTCGCTTGATATGCGCGGGCATGGCCGGTCGACCGGAGGCCTGGTCGAGCATTGGGGAGAAATGGCGCGCGATATCTGCGGGTTCGCCGAGCAGCTGGGCATCGAGAACGCGGTCGGGATTGGGCATTCGATGGGCGCGCATACCTTGCTGCAAGCGGCGCATGACAGGCCCGGAGCGTTCGGCCAATTGGTGTTGTTCGACCCGGTGATCCTCGCGCCTGAGTTTTATGCCCCGAGCGAGCCGCTGTTCACCGCTGGCAACCCGCATCCCGCCAGCCGCCGCAAGCGCGACTTTGCTTCGCCCGAGGCGATGATCGAGCGGTTCCAGGACCGTGATCCCTACGACCTGTTCAACGCCCGCGTGTTCGAGGATTACTGCCGCTACGGGTTGCTCCCTTGCTCCGACGGAGAAGGCTTCGAGCTCGCTTGCCCGCCAGAAGTGGAGGGCAGCGTCTATGCGTCGAGCCGCAGCAATGCGGGCATTCTCGAAACCGCCAAACAGGTCGATATCCCGGTTCTGGTGGTGCGTGCCAAACAGCTCGATCTGATGGATTTCAAGAGCTCGCCGACGTGGCCGCAGCTGGCGTCGATCCTGCCGCAGGGCACCGACATGCACCGTCCGGATCGCACCCACTTCCATCCATTCGAAGACCCAGCCGACGCGGCGCGGATCATCTCCGAAGCGATGGCGGGTTAG
- the fliD gene encoding flagellar filament capping protein FliD, producing MENPGSSIIRSLGAGSGVDFVQLANDLSDASFSFQRTSLETRNETLEARISAASLLRSTVTDLADALGDRIRNGDLSPQASIGNPAVASVTTPTGSNPSGSYSLEVTQLAQSQTLVMPSYSSGEDLVGEGSLQIRFGTVSGGSFTEDSAQTALDITVEATDTLATLAAKISSASGGSLDAYVAEGTGGAQLVIKGQEGAVNGFVLEPTSSAGSPSATPGDLSYLAWSPASDAGELRQASQDALFSLDTVQIASASNTVIGLPEGMTLELTATNTNFPTTISFSNDSSAITGVMNDFVAALNDVVRLLSETAAAQGGTLGNDPGARELKRDLSQLTSEVVMPNAAEGEPSTLGDLGLSLNRDGSFTIDAARLNETLTASPEATAAMFTTGVFGVFATMDGLARDNASLSDPGSLGGSIERYQDQVERNDERLERIAGQQDNLRERLTRNLIRAEQSIAISQSTLSFIEQQVEQFNNRG from the coding sequence ATGGAAAATCCTGGCTCCTCCATTATCCGATCGCTTGGCGCGGGCAGCGGCGTCGACTTTGTCCAGCTGGCGAATGACCTGTCGGATGCAAGTTTTTCGTTTCAGCGCACCAGTCTTGAGACTCGCAACGAGACGCTCGAAGCGCGCATTTCCGCTGCGTCGTTGCTGCGCTCCACTGTGACAGACCTCGCCGATGCGCTCGGCGATCGCATCCGCAATGGCGACCTTTCACCGCAAGCGAGCATCGGCAATCCGGCGGTCGCGAGCGTCACCACTCCAACTGGCAGCAACCCGAGCGGCAGTTACTCGCTGGAAGTGACGCAGCTTGCGCAGAGCCAAACCTTGGTGATGCCGAGCTATTCGAGCGGTGAAGATCTGGTCGGCGAAGGCAGTCTGCAAATCCGTTTCGGCACCGTATCGGGCGGCAGCTTCACCGAAGACAGCGCCCAAACCGCGCTCGACATCACTGTCGAAGCGACCGACACGCTGGCAACCTTGGCTGCAAAAATATCGAGCGCCAGTGGCGGTTCGCTCGACGCCTATGTCGCTGAAGGAACCGGCGGCGCGCAGCTGGTGATCAAAGGGCAGGAAGGCGCCGTAAATGGCTTCGTGCTTGAACCGACCAGCAGCGCAGGCTCGCCAAGTGCGACACCGGGCGACCTGAGCTATCTGGCATGGAGCCCTGCCAGCGATGCCGGCGAGTTGCGCCAGGCTTCGCAGGACGCGCTGTTCTCGCTCGATACGGTGCAGATCGCCAGCGCAAGCAACACGGTAATCGGCTTGCCCGAAGGCATGACGCTGGAGCTGACCGCGACCAACACCAATTTTCCGACCACGATTTCGTTTTCGAACGATAGCAGCGCGATCACGGGCGTGATGAACGATTTTGTGGCCGCTTTGAACGACGTTGTGCGCCTTCTCAGTGAGACCGCCGCGGCGCAGGGCGGTACGCTGGGTAACGACCCGGGCGCACGCGAACTGAAGCGCGATCTTTCGCAGCTCACCAGCGAAGTGGTGATGCCGAATGCGGCAGAGGGTGAACCGAGCACGCTGGGCGATCTCGGCCTGTCGCTCAACCGCGATGGCAGCTTCACAATCGACGCAGCGCGGCTCAATGAGACGCTGACGGCAAGCCCGGAAGCGACGGCGGCTATGTTCACCACTGGTGTATTTGGCGTGTTCGCGACGATGGACGGCTTGGCGCGCGACAATGCGAGCCTGTCCGATCCAGGCTCGCTCGGAGGCTCGATCGAGCGCTATCAGGATCAGGTCGAACGAAATGACGAGCGGCTGGAGCGCATCGCCGGGCAACAGGACAATCTGCGCGAACGGCTGACCCGCAACCTGATCCGCGCCGAACAAAGCATCGCGATCTCACAATCGACCCTCAGCTTCATCGAACAGCAAGTCGAGCAGTTCAACAACCGAGGATAG